A single Musa acuminata AAA Group cultivar baxijiao chromosome BXJ2-1, Cavendish_Baxijiao_AAA, whole genome shotgun sequence DNA region contains:
- the LOC135597978 gene encoding transcription factor MYB30-like, which yields MESKREEKRGKSGNFSEMVRAPCCEKMGLKKGPWTAEEDQVLVAYIQQHGHENWRALPKRAGLLRCGKSCRLRWTNYLRPDIKRGNFTKEEEEAIIKLHEMLGNRWSAIAARLPGRTDNEIKNVWHTHLKKRVKPNQTVQESKRRSRSDVEATRSGAKAIDFQALQAATRPKLESPTPLPVSLEQSYSEISSSVTISSNNKRGETNSAGIKEEAVVSSAHQFSDIDQNFWLDDSFASFRSSSNKDDDGIDFWLQVFMEAGHLEELPEI from the exons ATGGAAAGCaagagagaggagaagagaggcaaGAGTGGTAACTTCTCCGAGATGGTGAGAGCTCCTTGCTGTGAGAAGATGGGTCTGAAGAAGGGGCCATGGACAGCAGAAGAAGACCAGGTTCTGGTTGCCTACATACAGCAGCATGGTCATGAGAACTGGCGCGCTCTCCCCAAACGAGCAG GGCTGCTGAGGTGTGGGAAGAGTTGCAGGCTTCGGTGGACGAACTATCTCCGTCCTGATATCAAGAGAGGGAACTTTaccaaggaagaagaggaggccatCATCAAATTGCATGAAATGCTTGGCAATAG ATGGTCAGCAATCGCAGCGAGGCTGCCTGGAAGAACAGACAATGAGATCAAGAATGTATGGCACACCCACCTGAAGAAACGAGTCAAACCGAATCAGACAGTCCAAGAATCCAAGCGAAGGAGCCGAAGTGATGTAGAAGCAACACGGTCAGGTGCTAAAGCCATCGACTTTCAAGCATTACAAGCTGCAACGCGACCAAAATTAGAGAGCCCGACTCCTCTTCCTGTGTCCCTAGAACAGTCCTACAGCGAGATCTCATCCTCTGTCACCATTTCGTCTAATAATAAGAGGGGAGAAACTAACAGTGCAGGGATTAAGGAGGAAGCTGTGGTTTCTTCAGCTCATCAATTCTCAGACATCGATCAGAACTTCTGGTTGGACGATTCCTTCGCGTCATTCCGCTCATCCAGTAACAAAGATGATGATGGAATAGACTTTTGGTTGCAGGTGTTCATGGAAGCTGGACACCTCGAGGAATTGCCTGAGATCTGA
- the LOC135597979 gene encoding putative wall-associated receptor kinase-like 16, whose product MGSTLPLFAFQLLLLLTLLQAATAAAASAPPSPNVVSPRCNETCGGISIPYPFGIGDGCFREGFEVTCEVVNGSATPRAFLGGRERNITVEEIILPQGQARILNYISWDCFNSTDGWVAGQRPSLDLGNKPFWVSSTKNRFTTMGCNVVGYLLGGDNYTYGTGCASFCFQGASIASGSCSGTGCCQTTIPEKLDNFTTGLVYFVNVSSYKDYSPCTYAFIADQDGFSFDESDLGNYTFRDKYKDGVPLLLDWVAGNQTCKEAKRNLSSYGCRSTNSDCFDSTSLQGYICNCSTGFQGNPYLQDGCKDIDECSSPNLYTCHGTCSNTPGNYSCSCPKGHSSKDPKSEPCVRDHGIPTSTKIVIGSCVGLVSFITCIFCIILAFQRRKLLREKDKFFHQNGGLRLYEEIRSKQIDTVKIYTKEDIEKATDNFDKSRELGRGGHGTVYKGYLDDGREVAIKRSKVVTEDQSEEFVREMIILSQINHKNIVRLLGCCLEVEIPMLVYEFIPNGTLFEFIHDNDGKLIPLTIRLLIARESAEALAYLHSSASPPIVHGDVKSLNILLGHNYVPKVSDFGASRMMSIDETQFITMVQGTLGYLDPEYLLVRQLTAKSDVYSFGVVLMELITRKKAIYYDGSSQGKCLASSFIEAMKDSRLEEILDDQILGKENMDVIQEIAELAKECLNMKGDERPTMREVAEKLHILGGFLQVSSTHHAAEECETLLGESTMSSTLDSVGYHSLENKLGFDVKAGR is encoded by the exons ATGGGATCCACGCTGCCACTGTTCGCGTTtcagctgttgttgttgttgacgcTGCTGCAAGCAGCAACGGCAGCAGCAGCATCGGCGCCACCGTCGCCGAACGTGGTGTCACCACGTTGCAATGAGACATGCGGCGGTATTAGCATCCCGTACCCCTTCGGCATCGGCGATGGGTGTTTCAGGGAAGGCTTCGAGGTCACTTGCGAAGTCGTTAACGGCTCTGCGACTCCCAGAGCTTTCTTGGGCGGCCGCGAGAGGAACATTACAGTTGAGGAGATAATCTTGCCCCAGGGCCAAGCACGCATCCTGAATTACATTAGCTGGGATTGTTTCAACAGTACCGACGGCTGGGTGGCTGGTCAAAGACCTTCTCTAGACCTTGGCAACAAACCATTTTGGGTATCCAGCACCAAGAACAGGTTCACGACCATGGGCTGCAACGTCGTTGGTTACCTCTTAGGCGGGGACAACTATACATACGGAACCGGGTGCGCCTCCTTCTGCTTCCAAGGGGCAAGCATCGCAAGCGGATCGTGCTCCGGCACCGGCTGCTGCCAGACCACCATCCCGGAGAAGCTGGACAATTTTACGACCGGGTTGGTTTATTTCGTCAATGTTTCTTCCTACAAGGACTACAGCCCCTGCACCTATGCCTTCATTGCCGACCAGGACGGGTTCTCCTTCGACGAGTCCGATCTCGGCAATTACACCTTTCGAGACAAGTACAAGGACGGCGTCCCACTCCTGCTGGACTGGGTAGCCGGCAACCAGACCTGCAAGGAAGCTAAGAGAAACCTTTCTTCATATGGATGCCGCAGCACCAACAGTGACTGTTTCGACTCCACAAGTTTACAAGGCTATATCTGCAATTGCTCCACAGGTTTCCAAGGCAATCCTTACCTCCAGGATGGCTGCAAAG ATATCGACGAGTGCAGCTCGCCAAATCTGTATACATGTCATGGAACGTGCAGCAACACACCGGGCAACTACAGCTGCTCATGCCCAAAAGGTCACAGCAGCAAGGACCCTAAATCGGAACCATGTGTCCGAGATCACGGAATTCCGACATCAACGAAGATTGTTATAG GGAGTTGTGTTGGGCTTGTCTCGTTCATTACTTGCATCTTCTGCATAATCTTAGCATTTCAAAGAAGGAAGCTTCTTAGAGAAAAAGATAAATTCTTCCATCAAAATGGAGGCTTGAGATTATACGAAGAAATTAGATCAAAGCAAATCGATACTGTCAAAATATATACGAAAGAGGATATAGAGAAAGCAACAGATAATTTCGATAAGAGTCGAGAACTTGGGCGAGGAGGCCATGGCACCGTTTACAAAGGATACCTAGACGATGGCAGGGAAGTGGCCATCAAGAGGTCTAAGGTAGTCACCGAGGACCAAAGTGAAGAATTCGTACGGGAGATGATTATTCTTTCTCAGATCAATCACAAGAACATTGTAAGGCTCTTGGGTTGTTGCTTGGAAGTAGAAATTCCCATGTTGGTTTATGAGTTCATCCCCAATGGAACCCTCTTCGAGTTCATCCATGATAATGATGGGAAACTAATTCCCTTGACTATTCGTCTACTAATAGCTAGAGAATCTGCAGAGGCACTCGCTTACTTGCATTCATCGGCATCCCCACCGATTGTTCATGGAGATGTGAAGTCGCTCAACATACTTCTAGGTCATAACTACGTGCCAAAGGTATCCGATTTCGGTGCATCGAGGATGATGTCTATAGACGAAACCCAATTCATAACGATGGTCCAAGGAACTCTTGGTTATTTGGACCCAGAGTACTTGTTAGTTCGTCAACTAACAGCAAAGAGTGATGTATATAGCTTTGGAGTGGTTTTGATGGagctcatcacaaggaaaaaggCAATTTATTATGATGGGAGTAGTCAAGGAAAATGTCTTGCCTCGAGCTTCATTGAAGCAATGAAAGATAGCCGACTTGAAGAGATATTGGATGATCAAATCTTGGGAAAAGAGAACATGGATGTCATCCAAGAAATTGCCGAGCTTGCAAAGGAATGTTTGAACATGAAGGGGGATGAAAGGCCTACGATGAGAGAAGTGGCTGAGAAACTGCATATATTAGGAGGGTTCCTACAGGTCTCTTCAACACACCATGCAGCCGAGGAGTGCGAAACATTGCTTGGTGAATCAACTATGAGCTCTACCTTGGATTCTGTCGGGTACCACAGTTTAGAGAACAAATTGGGATTTGATGTAAAAGCTGGAAGATGA
- the LOC103978071 gene encoding putative wall-associated receptor kinase-like 16, whose protein sequence is MGSTLPLFAFLLLLLLLTQLQATTPVASAPPSPNVLLPRCKATCGGTSIPYPFGIGHGCFRKGFEVTCDVGNGSATPRAFLRGSERNITVQNISLLQGQASILNDIAWACFNSTGDVVDFNTSHLDLSGLPFSVSGTRNEFTTLGCNIGGILVSGDNDTLEAGCDSGCFEEASIASGSCHGAGCCETTIPEKLDNFTVTFSNFFDISSYTDYSPCSYAFIADTDWFYFNKSDLRNHTFRDKYKDGVPLVLDWVAGNQTCEEAKRNLSSFACSNSDCIDSTSLPGYICNCSTGFQGNPYLPDGCKDIDECSLPNQYPCYGKCSNTLGNYSCTCPKGHSSKDPKSEPCVRDQGIPTSTKIVIGSCVGIVSFITCIFCIILAFQRRKLLREKDKFFQQNGGLRLYEEIRSKKIDTVKIYTKEDLEKATDNFDKSRELGRGGHGTVYKGYLDDGREVAIKRSKVVTEDQSEEFVREMIILSQINHKNIVRLLGCCLEVEIPMLVYEFIPNGTLFDFIHDNNEKLIPLTTRLRIARESAEALAYLHSSASPPIVHGDVKSLNILIDHNYVPKVSDFGASRMISIDETQFITMVQGTLGYLDPEYLLVRQLTAKSDVYSFGVVLVELVTRKKAIYYDGSNQGKALASSFIEAMKDSRLEEILDDQIMGKENMDVIHEIAELAKECLNMNGDERPTMREVAEKLHMLGGFLQVSSTHHAPEECEALLGESSMSSTLDSVGYHSLENKLGFDVKAGR, encoded by the exons ATGGGATCCACGCTGCCACTGTTCGCGtttctgctgttgttgttgttgttgacgcAGCTGCAAGCAACGACTCCAGTAGCATCGGCACCACCGTCGCCGAACGTGTTGTTACCACGTTGCAAAGCGACATGCGGCGGTACTAGCATCCCGTACCCCTTCGGCATCGGCCATGGGTGTTTCAGGAAAGGCTTCGAGGTCACTTGCGATGTCGGTAACGGCTCTGCGACTCCCAGAGCTTTCTTGCGCGGCAGCGAGAGGAACATTACAGTTCAGAACATATCCTTGCTCCAGGGCCAAGCAAGCATCCTGAATGACATCGCCTGGGCATGTTTCAACAGTACCGGCGACGTGGTGGATTTTAATACATCTCATCTCGACCTCAGTGGCCTTCCGTTTAGCGTATCCGGCACGAGGAACGAGTTCACGACCTTGGGCTGCAACATTGGTGGCATTCTCGTAAGCGGGGACAACGATACATTGGAAGCCGGGTGCGACTCCGGCTGCTTCGAAGAGGCAAGCATCGCAAGCGGATCCTGCCATGGCGCCGGATGCTGCGAGACCACCATCCCGGAGAAGCTGGACAATTTTACGGTCACGTTTTCCAATTTCTTCGATATTTCTTCCTACACGGACTACAGCCCCTGCTCCTATGCCTTCATTGCCGACACGGACTGGTTCTACTTCAACAAGTCTGACCTTCGCAACCACACCTTTAGAGACAAGTACAAGGACGGCGTCCCACTCGTGCTGGACTGGGTAGCCGGCAACCAGACCTGCGAGGAGGCTAAGAGAAACCTTTCTTCATTTGCATGCAGCAACAGTGACTGTATCGACTCCACCAGTCTACCTGGCTATATCTGCAATTGCTCCACAGGTTTCCAAGGCAATCCTTACCTCCCAGATGGATGCAAAG ATATCGACGAGTGCAGCTTACCAAATCAGTATCCATGTTATGGAAAGTGCAGCAACACATTAGGCAACTACAGCTGCACATGCCCAAAAGGTCACAGCAGCAAGGACCCTAAATCGGAACCTTGTGTCCGAGATCAAGGAATTCCGACATCAACGAAGATTGTTATAG GCAGTTGTGTTGGGATTGTCTCGTTCATTACTTGTATCTTCTGCATAATCTTAGCGTTTCAAAGAAGGAAGCTTCTTAGAGAAAAAGATAAATTCTTCCAGCAAAATGGAGGCTTGAGGTTATATGAAGAAATCAGATCAAAGAAAATCGACACTGTCAAAATATACACTAAAGAGGATCTAGAGAAGGCAACGGATAATTTCGATAAGAGTCGAGAACTTGGGCGAGGAGGCCATGGCACCGTTTACAAAGGATACCTAGACGATGGTAGGGAAGTGGCCATCAAGAGGTCTAAGGTAGTCACCGAGGACCAAAGTGAAGAATTCGTACGGGAGATGATTATTCTTTCTCAGATCAATCACAAGAATATTGTAAGGCTCTTGGGTTGTTGCTTGGAAGTCGAAATTCCCATGTTGGTTTATGAGTTCATACCCAATGGAACCCTCTTCGACTTCATCCATGACAATAATGAGAAACTAATTCCCTTGACTACTCGTCTACGAATAGCCAGAGAATCTGCAGAAGCACTCGCTTACTTGCATTCATCAGCATCCCCTCCGATCGTTCATGGAGATGTGAAGTCGCTCAATATACTTATAGATCATAACTACGTGCCAAAGGTATCGGATTTTGGTGCATCGAGGATGATATCTATAGACGAAACCCAATTCATAACGATGGTCCAGGGAACTCTTGGTTATTTGGACCCAGAGTACTTGCTAGTCCGTCAACTGACAGCAAAGAGTGATGTCTATAGCTTTGGAGTAGTTTTGGTGGAGCTCGTCACAAGGAAAAAGGCAATTTATTATGATGGGAGCAATCAAGGAAAAGCTCTTGCTTCAAGCTTCATCGAAGCAATGAAAGACAGCCGACTTGAAGAGATATTGGATGATCAAATCATGGGAAAAGAAAACATGGATGTCATCCACGAAATTGCCGAGCTTGCAAAGGAATGTTTGAACATGAATGGGGATGAAAGGCCTACGATGAGAGAAGTGGCTGAGAAACTGCATATGTTAGGAGGGTTCCTACAGGTCTCTTCAACACACCATGCACCCGAGGAATGTGAAGCATTGCTTGGTGAATCATCTATGAGCTCTACCTTGGATTCTGTCGGGTACCACAGTTTAGAGAACAAATTGGGATTTGATGTAAAAGCTGGAAGATGA
- the LOC103978061 gene encoding putative wall-associated receptor kinase-like 16: protein MGSTLPLFAFQLLLLLTLLQAATTAAASAPPSPNVVSPRCNETCGGISIPYPFGIGDGCFREGFEVTCEVVNGSATPRAFLVGRERNITVEEIILPQGQARILNYVSWDCFNSTGDRVAGQTASLDFGDKPFWVSSTKNRFTTMGCNVVGYLLGGDNYSLGTGCASFCFGGANITSGSCSGTGCCQTTIPEKLENFTTGMAYFTNVSSYRDYSPCTFTFVADQDGFAFDESYLRNYNFRDKYNDGVPLVLDWVAGRQTCAEAKRNPSSYACRSTNSECFNSKSLQGYICNCSTSFHGNPYLPDGCKDIDECSSPNLYTCHGTCSNTAGNYSCSCPKGYSSKDPKSEPCVRDQGIQTSTKIVIGSCVGLVSFITCIFCVILTFQRRKLLREKDKFFQQNGGLRLYEEIRSKQIDTVKIYTKEDIEKATDNFDKSRELGRGGHGTVYKGYLDDGREVAIKRSKVVTEDQSEEFVREMIILSQINHKNIVRLLGCCLEVEIPMLVYEFIPNGTLFEFIHDNDGKLIPLTIRLRIARESAEALAYLHSSASPPIIHGDVKSLNILLDHNYVPKVSDFGASRMMSLDETQFITMVQGTLGYLDPEYLLVRQLTAKSDVYSFGVVLMELITRIKAIYYDGSSQGKCLASSFIEAMKDSRLEEILDDQIMGKENMDVIQEIAELAKECLNINGDERPSMRELAEKLHMLEGFLQVSSTHHAPEECEALLGESSMSSTLDSVGYHSLENKLGFYVKAGR, encoded by the exons ATGGGATCCACGCTGCCACTGTTCGCGTTtcagctgttgttgttgttgacgcTGCTGCAAGCAGCAACGACTGCAGCAGCATCGGCGCCACCGTCGCCGAACGTGGTGTCACCCCGTTGCAATGAGACATGCGGCGGTATTAGCATCCCGTACCCCTTCGGCATCGGCGATGGGTGTTTCAGGGAAGGCTTCGAGGTCACTTGCGAAGTCGTTAACGGCTCTGCGACTCCCAGAGCTTTCTTGGTCGGCCGCGAGAGGAACATTACAGTTGAGGAGATAATCTTGCCGCAGGGCCAAGCACGCATCTTGAATTACGTTAGCTGGGATTGTTTCAACAGTACCGGCGACCGGGTGGCTGGTCAAACAGCTTCTCTAGACTTTGGCGACAAACCATTTTGGGTATCCAGCACCAAGAACAGGTTCACGACCATGGGCTGCAACGTCGTTGGTTACCTCTTAGGCGGGGACAACTATTCATTAGGAACCGGGTGCGCCTCCTTCTGCTTCGGAGGGGCAAACATCACAAGCGGATCGTGCTCTGGCACCGGCTGCTGCCAGACCACCATCCCGGAGAAGCTGGAAAATTTTACGACCGGGATGGCCTATTTCACCAATGTTTCATCCTACAGGGACTACAGCCCCTGCACTTTTACCTTCGTTGCCGACCAGGACGGGTTCGCCTTCGACGAGTCCTACCTCCGCAACTACAACTTTCGAGACAAGTACAACGACGGCGTCCCACTCGTGCTGGACTGGGTAGCCGGCAGACAGACCTGCGCGGAGGCTAAGAGAAACCCTTCTTCATATGCATGCCGCAGCACCAACAGTGAATGTTTCAACTCAAAAAGTTTACAAGGCTATATCTGCAATTGCTCCACAAGTTTCCATGGCAATCCTTACCTCCCAGATGGATGCAAAG ATATCGACGAGTGCAGCTCGCCAAATCTGTATACATGTCATGGAACGTGCAGCAACACAGCAGGCAACTACAGCTGCTCATGCCCAAAAGGTTACAGCAGCAAGGACCCTAAATCGGAACCATGTGTTCGAGATCAAGGAATTCAAACATCAACGAAGATTGTTATAG GCAGTTGTGTTGGGCTTGTTTCGTTCATTACTTGTATCTTCTGCGTAATCTTAACGTTTCAAAGAAGGAAGCTTCTTAGAGAAAAAGATAAATTCTTCCAACAAAATGGTGGTTTGAGGTTATACGAAGAAATCAGATCAAAGCAAATTGATACTGTCAAAATATACACCAAAGAGGATATAGAGAAAGCAACAGATAATTTCGACAAGAGTCGAGAACTTGGGCGAGGAGGCCATGGCACCGTTTACAAAGGATACCTAGACGATGGCAGGGAAGTGGCCATCAAGAGGTCTAAGGTAGTCACCGAGGACCAAAGTGAAGAATTCGTACGGGAGATGATTATTCTTTCTCAGATCAATCACAAGAACATTGTAAGGCTCTTGGGTTGTTGCTTGGAAGTAGAAATTCCTATGTTGGTTTATGAGTTCATCCCCAACGGAACCCTCTTCGAGTTCATCCATGATAACGACGGAAAACTAATTCCCTTGACTATTCGTCTACGAATAGCCAGAGAATCCGCAGAAGCACTCGCTTACTTGCATTCATCGGCATCCCCACCGATCATTCATGGAGATGTGAAGTCGCTCAACATACTTCTAGATCATAACTACGTGCCAAAGGTATCGGATTTCGGTGCATCGAGGATGATGTCTTTAGACGAAACTCAATTCATAACGATGGTCCAGGGAACTCTTGGTTATTTGGACCCAGAGTACTTGTTAGTTCGACAACTAACAGCAAAGAGTGATGTATATAGCTTTGGAGTAGTTTTGATGGAGCTCATCACAAGGATAAAGGCAATTTATTACGATGGGAGTAGTCAAGGAAAATGTCTTGCCTCAAGCTTCATCGAAGCAATGAAAGATAGCCGACTTGAAGAGATATTGGATGATCAAATCATGGGAAAAGAAAACATGGATGTCATCCAAGAAATTGCTGAGCTTGCAAAGGAATGTTTGAACATTAATGGGGATGAAAGGCCTTCAATGAGAGAATTGGCTGAAAAACTGCATATGTTAGAAGGGTTCCTACAGGTCTCTTCAACACACCATGCACCCGAGGAATGTGAAGCATTGCTTGGTGAATCATCTATGAGCTCTACCTTGGATTCTGTCGGGTACCACAGTTTAGAGAACAAATTGGGATTTTATGTAAAAGCtggaagatga